The sequence TGgctaaatcttttaccacataTGAAGCAgctaaagggtttctctcctgtgtgagttCTCATATGTTCTGAAAGATGATGCTTTTGGTTAAATCTTCTACCACACTCAGAACAGCTATACGGTCTCTTATCTGTGTTCCCTTTCTTCTTTTCAAcatatttcattgattttaaatgtgactGGTGTTGTGCTGTCTCCTTCCTGCCAGATCTATGATAAGTCTCAGGTTCTGAGGAGTCTTTAATCTTGACCTCAGTCTCTGGTTGTAAATCTCTTTCTGGATCAAAGTACCTGACTGCCTCTGATCCTCCACAGTCCTCCCCATTAGCTCCTGTTTCCATCTCTTCAGTTTGTCTTTGATGAAGCTGTGAGGACTGAGGTTCCTCTTCAATCTTTACAGAGGCAGGAATAAAAGTGAACTTGTCATTGTCATTGTCTTCCTCTGGCCTTTGAAGCTGCTCTCCATCCTGACTGCTCCAGAGTTGATCACGTTCCATTTTAATGTGTGCGGGTTCAAGAAACTCCTGCTTTATACTGGAGCTCCTTTCCTGCTGCTCAGGGAGAACATCTTCTCTGCTCCCTATTAGCTGGTGAACGTCTGGggacagcaacaaaacaagcaaaaaatataaacatatgtATCAAgataaaaggaataaaaacagcttctgaaaaattgttttgattagTGCTAATtgtacatacatttttaaaatcatgattagaaacatacaCCGTATTTCACCCCCATTTCTGAAATCTCTTTACTGGCTCCCTGTCCCATACAGAATCAAGTACAAGGTCTCCCTCCTCACCTATCAGTGCATCCACAGACATGCCCCCCAATACCTCAAGGAACTCCTCACCCCCCAGACCTCCTCATGCACCCTGCGTTCTGCAACCAAAAACACCCTCCAAGTCCCCAGAACCAAGCTCTGCACTATGGGTGATCAGGCCcttttctctgcagctctgaggcTGTGGAGCACCCTCCCTgaccacctgagggccccacaAACTGCAGATGCTTTTAAAAGAGACCTAAAAACCTAGTTTTTTACTAAAGCTTTCTGCTAAAATTCTTTTATAGGTTCTCCtcttaattgattttataattttatcgTATTACTCTTCTGCTCTGTAGCACTTTGAGATTGCTGAAATGTAAAgtgcaatacaaataaaatgtattattatgaTAATTACCACATTCAAAATTATTCCACAAATGATATtattctctgattttcctaaatagtcgattaaatgacagtcagtataattttagtcattaaccgttagagcataatttaaattttattaaacaaacctcTGAATGATAACtattcttttttcaaaaataaaaaaaatctcaaaaagcactgttccacattattatgcacaacaaagttttaaaacatttataggttgtaaagaagtgaaaatggtcatgtgttgaatttgcagcattaggaggtcatatttactgaactcaaagc comes from Cheilinus undulatus linkage group 16, ASM1832078v1, whole genome shotgun sequence and encodes:
- the LOC121523880 gene encoding zinc finger and BTB domain-containing protein 24-like, which translates into the protein MSNVQILRSLVNQRLNAAVEEVFELLERTIAEYEEQLRASKEENRRQQKLLDAVFNSEVQLCRTDVHQLIGSREDVLPEQQERSSSIKQEFLEPAHIKMERDQLWSSQDGEQLQRPEEDNDNDKFTFIPASVKIEEEPQSSQLHQRQTEEMETGANGEDCGGSEAVRYFDPERDLQPETEVKIKDSSEPETYHRSGRKETAQHQSHLKSMKYVEKKKGNTDKRPYSCSECGRRFNQKHHLSEHMRTHTGEKPFSCFICGKRFSQKGNMNRHTVGHCGKSPFLS